The Zalophus californianus isolate mZalCal1 chromosome Y, mZalCal1.pri.v2, whole genome shotgun sequence region CATCTGTGCTGCTTGCACGGATGGTCCCAGGTGTGGGAAATAGCTAGGGGTTTCCGTCTCCTTCCCAGGACGCACACCTCTTGTCATTGGCCCTTCTCACCTTCCCTCCCCGGCAAGGACAATGCCAGCGTCTGTCATTGAACAAATGTCACTCGGGAGTGCCAGTGGACTTGGACAGCATCCACATGAAGGGCGAACAGATGGAAAACATGGTCCAAGACCGTGGGGGCGCATATGAAATCCACTCTGGAGGAAACGTGTGGAGACCCGGTCGGGGACTAGGCCTGGATCTATGTGCATGCTTCCCCCAACTgagacggggggagggggagtacAAGGAGCCCCTGCTTGTCAGTGATGCCTGGATAGACTGGCTTGCATTGGTGCCAGACCAACGGCCCCAAGCCTACTTTGCTGGCTCAAAACCACTCGTGGGCATTCTCTCACCACATTTGTGGGCCAGCTCTGGGGACGTGATGGCCCGGCTTGATATTCTGCTCACGGTCTCACCCGGCTGGCCCGGAGCGGGGAAGTCGAGAGTGGATGCGTTCTCCTCTGCAGGCCAGATGACCCGGGAACCCCTTCCTGGGGCATTCATGCTGTTGGCAGAATGCAACACAAGATGCTCCATCTCTGGTGGTGAAGGCGTTCGTGCTGCCTGTCACCTGGGTGCCATGTTCAGCTCCTTGCCGCCTGGCCTTGGCCTTCCAAAGAGTGAGCACTGAGGTCACCGACCCAGCAGACTGCATCCACCTGCCACCCTCTCCACAGTGTTCGCCCAGACTTCCTCTTCAGGGAGGGGCATCTGGATCCCCTTTGCTGTATGCCTCCAGGAAAAGCATATGTTTTCTGTCATCCGGTTTGGTTTAGTTGATCTTATTTGttctaaaaaaagttttttctttgcaATGTCCCATCTTTACAGCTAACTGTATTCATGATTTCTTCATTTACCGcgactcctttatttttttaattttaatttcaattgcAGTTAATTTAATATATCGTGCCATATTACTTGTCTGTGTTTATAATCATTTTTCAGTTTCAAACAAGTACTTTGTCTCTATATAGCTGCTCTATGCTTAATTCCTATAATCTTTTTAATCCAAGCCACCATCTCATGATGTTAAGACAGTTTTAATAACTAAGATTCTATTTCTTGTTTGTGGTTTGCCTTTTTCCCCTTTGTTAACTTGTTTAGTTACATAtggaaaatccaaaggaaaactccttctttcatgtttatttttatataattaaggGTTTTATGTACattgtgtattaatttttttatgttttactaaCTACTTCAAGCTTTATAATTGTCTTATTCTCTTTAACAACTGAAATAGAATAAGTTTAGGCGTATATGTTTTTGATAGAACACATGAGCGCTCTGAAGTTTTATGAGGTGTGATTATGTATTTGTCAACTTttcaatgtgatttatttttttatattatcttattaACTATTATCACAAGTCATGGTGGaaggttttacatttttgaaattttaattgttaaaatcttttttttttacaatgttaaAAGACTGTCATTTTAATGGATAGAATTGATGCTTTTCTAAGGAATAACTGCAGAGAAGTTAGGGTCTTAAttcaactgttttgttttaattggaagttctgatctcttttttttttttatcacagtgTGACCAGATTGGTACTGGTCATTATAACCACTGGTTTACAATAGACTCTGCATTACAAGAATCATTAATGATGAAAGTGGTAGTGTTGCCTGTTTATGAAGACTAGATGACTTTGGCTTTTCCACCCAAGGCATGAGTGCCTGGTTTAGGGGATGACCTGTTTTGGCTGATGTGGAAAATATCCAGGAATAGTGTGGGCTGACAATGGTAGCAAGTGCCTTTAGACTGGTAAAGCCTATCTGTCTCCAGCTGCCATTTCCAGACACTGGTCTGCACATAACAGCACTGCCAGGAGTCACAGGTTCCTGTGAAGGCAATGGTAGAATTTTGATTAAAGCCACTGTCTTAAATTCTTACTTATTATTAGACTTTGTtagttggaaaagagaaaaactattcagaaaataaagaggTCTCAAATAGCTAGCAGCCAATCAATATAATTACCAAATAGATTCTTCTCATAGGAAACTACTGATAATGCCATTGACCGTTAGTCCATAAAGATGGCATTTATAAAGGCAAATTAAGGTTTCAGATATGATGAAATTTAGAAGCCATGTATTAGAATATAcagaattatatgaaattcctaaTTTCTATGGACACCACCAAAACAGCATTTCAGTGTGGATAGTTAAGAATAACAAGTGTCAGATAAACCAGAGATTAATAGCATACATTTTTGAGGAAGTTTGTTCTGTAAGTAATTTTGTTTATTCCCACTGAACAAAAACccaatttcttatatttataactTACTAATTGCATGgtctacatttttatatgtagaaaaatttatagtttctatgaattagaattaaaaaaggaaCAGGAACTGTTTACCACATTCGTATCAGAGCCTTTCTCCTGAGTAATGAAGCAGATAATAGAACTGCCAATGTCAGGGTGGAGGTGGGCACAGCCTGAAGCTCCCATCACCTGCATCTGTAACATTTCTGGATTCTCATCTGTTTCTCCTAGAAAAACAGGTATAAAATAAGAAGTCCAAGAGATATAGCCTGCATTGTAACACTAACTAATGAGATGATATCATCATCACTTTAAATTATCTCTAAGTTTTAATGCcaaaaaacttcatttattttgttatcaCCTTCTTACTGcacatatttatccattctaataattttcttcactttttaaatgccattccaaataatttgcaattttattttcatttgtaaaatatatttcaagtcaTATCTAACTTCATTTTCTTAAGTATAAGTAAAAACAATGACctatgtttttcattattataaagttAGCACATTTAGGAAGCAGTCCATGTCTACTTTATTTACTAAACTTGACTGTACACAGAAAGACCTACCTTGTATCATTTTGCACATTTGAAATCTTATGTAGTCATTATCAAAACTAtcattttataaaaccaaaacaaatcccAGAGAATATCTCTTATTTTGATCAAAACCCAgacactgaaaatagaagaatcACAGGATGATGGAATCCCTGGTTACAcagccacattttctttttacatttcgGATCATGTTGTTAATCTAGTATTTACTAATGATTTCTTAGGGTCTCCTTGGATAGTAAGTAGCATGCAATTATAAAACTCCTGAAACCCTTGACTAAATTTTTTCACTGTTAATATAAGTCGATagttaaatacaaatttttcatGTTCCCATTAAAAATTAGTTgagttatgaaaaaaaattaaaattaataatggaGACAATATTGGCTAGAATTCTTACCTGAATTTTAACATCAAACAAATGGATCCCCCATCTCACATATTTTAGAACCACTGTCCTAATAAGCAAATTAACTACTGACCTGGTTTGAGAACTCTTGGCCCAGAAAGCCAGCATTCTGAGCTACTGAGGTTCTTCAGATGTCCCAATGGTGCTAAGAGCTGAATGGGAGTCTGGACCTCTTGAAGGAGCAGCAGTGCTAGATCATTTCTTGCTGCCCCACTCACCAACCGAAATCTCTCATGCAGTAGAATGTTAGACACCTTAATAACTCTCAGAGGTGCTCCAGGGTGCTTCAGGCCTAGTATTACAGCAGTGTCTTCAGGATTCCTAAGTGTGTAGTTAGAGACTAATTAGAATATATTCACTAGGATATATGAGGCCTTAACAGCCATCAGTATTAGGCTTTGTAATGTATTCCATTAGCTATGATGTATAAAGTTCCTACTTTACCTGTAGGGAAATCAGAACACTATGAAAACTCAAAATTCATACACAGTGGAACTAGGGAGGTATTCACTAAAGGAAATATCAATCAAACACGCTGAGGCAAATTTCTTGCCTAGCCTGATGCAAAGATTCTATAGAGATAAGAGATACTGTTCAGGCATAATATGAAGTGAATTAATTCAAAGAAGACTTCAacaaactaatttgaaaatactttagcACAGTGTATTATATGAAGCAGGATGCAAACTTACATGTTCCTGACACAGTGGGCAGCAGTGAGAACCCAAGAGCTGCTAACAAGGGAACCACTGCAAATTTGACTGCCACAGCTGATGATCATGGCTTGCCAAGGCATGGCATATCGTAGAGAAATTCGATCTGCTAAAGCTGAGAATAAAAGTAAATTCAGTAGAATCGTCATCTGTAGCCCATCTTTAAAGTTTTTCATCCTTCCTATCCCTTCTAAACTTATCACGGTTACTAAAATTGACTTGCAAACACACAGTCTGTATTGTTACATATATGCTATTTCCCTAAAAGGAATAATTGCCTTATTGTTATGTTTCCAGATCAATCATTTCTTTATGGTCCAGTTTAATTACCTTTCATTTGTCAAACTATTGGGAACTATTATAGGTCTCTTCCCAAGGGGAATTCTTTTTCAGCTGTTAGTTTGCTTAGTTAGGAGTCATTAATATAgtaagcaataaaaaaagaagcaaaattttatttgaccatttattggagaaataaatttaaaaatttaagtggaaCAGAAGGAACTGAgcttaattactttttaaatattcagtgaCACTTAGGAGGGGATGATGGTGGTATAGCAGGAAGACACTATAGTCACCCCATGCAATGAACACAACTATATAACCATCAAATTATCTGAAATGCAACATAATTTGATCTGAAGACTGAGAGAACAAATTATACAGCTAAAGAGACAGAAGCAGCCATATCAAAGAAGGCAGGAAGTGTGGAGATGTTGTTTGGGAGAGAAATGGCTCATGGCCACTGCAGTGGGTAGGGAGCAATGATGTAGAAGAAGGGTGACAGACAGACTAGCACACATAGCAGTGCACAAGGATAACAAACCCCATAGGAATTAGCTTGGAAAGTGAAAGGGGctgaattttgtagttttaaaggtcagtaggcttggctctgggagagcccagAGGCCTTGAGGCTGCTCCTAGAGAAAAGACAGGTAAACAGCCTGGGAACATACAGtgtggaaacagcaatctgaagagcacctgggcCACACAGCAGAGAGGCTTCAGTTCAGAGAATGTCCCAGAGGCAGTGTTCATAGACAGACcatctccaggaacaaaggatcTAGAAAGTACCATTTATGTCCCCTGCCCCTCAGAATAAACACAGGGCCACCTGCGGTAACCAGTGCAGCATGGTTGCTTGCTACACAACTTTTTTACACCATGTTCCACCCCTTTGTGCTCTGGCaagactgcccttctcagtcaaatTTGCCTCAGTCTCAGTGTGGTGGATTTTTCACCAGGGTGGCCTTCCCATAAGCCTAGTACAAACTCCTGCCTATGTCACATCTCCCAACCTGAGAGTTTTGTGAAGCCTTGCGTCCAGAGGCAGTGGTAACAcatctcatttcacaagcagtccagaacacacctagttaaaaccaACCACATTCAGGCCAGAGTTTAAACACTACCCAGAGCAGGTGAAGAGAGCCACTGTAAAAGACTGGCTGAAATGATAAAGTGGCCAgaatgaaacaaaagaacaaaggcagCACACACTGGAAGCATGCCTGGAAGTGGCAGCATTTGGGGAACAGTAACACGATACAGCAGgtcactacaggacctcttcttcctAAGACCATTACTGTCCGAAGAGGAATTGTAGCTAACCTCCCTAACACAGAGAAATAGGCATggagacttagacaaaataaaaagatggagaaatcTGTCTTAAATGAAAGACCAAGATAAGGCCAAGGCCAGATGTCTAAGCAAAACTGCTATAAGTGGCATGCTTGATAGAGgattcaaaataatggtcataaggatactcactggattgagaaaagactggaaggCATCAGTGAGACTACtaacacaaaaaataacataGGAGATAAAGGgcttaataaatgaaatgagaaacattctTGATGGCATGAAGAATAGAAGAAatgaggaacaaattaatgatctaggagacagaataatggaaagtaatcaagctgaacaaaagagagaagagagaagtacacaaaatgagaataaactcagtgactccatcaaatgtaataacattcattttATAGGAGCCAAGAagtagagagaaaagggggcacaGAAATTATTTAAAGAGATAGTAACTGAAACtcccctaatctggagaaggaaacatatccagatccaagaagcacagaaacCCCTccacaaaatcaacaaaagtagacCCACACCAAGATATACTGTAATTAAACTAGCAAAATACAGTGACAAgacaaaattttgaaagcagcaaaacaaaagaagacagttttATACAAGGAAAATGCATAAGGATAAGAGTGGATTTTCAGCAggaaggagtggcatgatattttcaaagtgctaaatgcggaaaatctgcagccaagaatactctatctagcaaggctatccttcagaacagaaggaaagatagTTTTCCAGGCAAAAGACAACTAAAGAATTTGGTGACCAGTAAACCAGTTCTGCAAGAAatggggactctttgagtggaaacaGGAGACCAAACGTTACAGTATAAAGGTAGgaaacataaaagcagtaaaaattaacACTTCTATAAAATGTCATGCAAGgaactcagaaaataaaaggatttaaaatatgaCAGCATACGgggactgggtggctcatttggttaagcccCTTGATTTTGGTCTggtttatgatctcagggttttgagtttgagcccaagtccagctccatgttgggcatagagtctgtttaagattctctctctccctttcccccatccctcccctcccttcttgctcatgctttctcaaaaaataaacaaatagataaataaatagataaatatcaGCAGATATTAAAATGAGAGGCggaaaggagtaaagaatggTTTCAAGCTTAAATGACCataaacttaatatagactgctacatgtagaagatattatatacaaacctaatggtaactacaaatcaaagacactaataaatatgcaaagaataaagaaaaaataaccaggtatatcactaaagaaaatcagcaaaccattAAAGAAAGACAAGAATATATCAAAGAAAATCTTCATAAACAACCACAAAGCAAATACATTGATatgtatttatcaataattatgtTGAATGTAAATGGAGTGAATATTCCAATCAGAAGACAAAGAGTGACACAATGGATGTGTCCATCGATGGGgaagacccatctgtatgctgtCTATAATAGAATCATttgagacctaaagacacctgcagattgaaatgaggggatggaaaaacatttatcatgcaaatggctATAAAAAGAAAGCCGGAGTGGCAATACTTTTATTGTACAAACTAgactttagattttttaaaaaatttttatttgacagagagagagagagagagagagagcacaagcagggggagtggcaggcagaggcagagggagaagcaggctccccatggaggagcaggagcccaatgtgtgactccatcccaggatcccggatcccaggatcatgacctgagccgaaggcagtcgccaaaccaactgagccacccaggcaccccaaactggactttaaaacaaagactattaacaaaagacaaagaaggccactatataatcataaaggggacaatccaacaagaagatctaaaacttgtaaatatttatacacccaacatgggagaacccaaatacataaagcagttaataacattaaggaactcattgataataatgaaataatagtagtggactttaacaccacacttacatcaatggacagatcatccaaacagaaaatcaacaaggaaacagggcTTTAAATGACATAATGGACCAGATAAACTTAACATATATAATCATGACATTCCAACCTAAAAGAGCAAAggacacattcttttcaagtgcatttgggtcattctccagaatagatcacatgtaagcccacaaaacaggcctcaagaaattcaagatggaagtcataccatgcatcttttctgaccacaatgctataaaatgagagatcaaccacaagaaaaaaaaatctggaaagaccacaaatacatggaagttaaactAAATATAAGTAATGAATGAGTGAAccaggaaatcagagaaggaataaaaaagtacatggaaataaatgaaaatgaaaacacaacagtccaaaactgTTGAGTTTCatcaaaagtggtcctaagagggaagtacatagcaatacataCCTAGTTCAAccagcaagaaaagtctcaaataacctcaccttacacctaaaggagctagcgaaagaacaataaacaaagcctaaaaccaggagaaggaaggaaattataaacatgaaaacagaaataaatgatatagaaactaaaaacaacagaacagatcaatgaaaccaagagctggttctctgaaaaatactaataaaattgataagcctccaGGCAGATTTATCAAGAAGCAAAGAGGaaggactaaaataaataaaattacaaatgagagagaaataacaaccaacaccacaaaaatacaaacagatATACagataattataagaaaatatgagaaactatatgccaacaaactggacaacttgGAAGCAAttggtaaattcctagaaaaaggaatagaaaatttgaaaagattgatTACCAACCtataaattgaatcagtaataataatgataaaaaaaactcccaacaaacaaaagtccaggatgaGATGGCTCcccagatgaattctaccaaacattcagagttaatacctattctcaaactattcctaaatacagaaaaggaaggaTCACTTCCAAATCCATTCTATGAGGAGAGAATTACtctaaaatcaaaaccagagaAACGCTCCACTAAAAAAGACAATAGGCCAATATCTGATGAACACGGATGGAAAAATTCCtgagaaaatactagcaaatcaaatagaacaatacattaaataaatcattcacCCACTCAAATCGGATTTATTTCTGAGTGGTAGGTGGTTCAATtatcacaaatcaatgtgatataccatcaataaaaggataaaaccatatgattatttcaagagacacagaaaaagcatttgacaaagtacaaatatccattcatgataaagatCCTCACCAAGGTagatttagaaggaacatactgcaacataataaaggccatatatgaaaaccccagACACCATCAACCACAATGGCAAAAAACAGAGCTCTTTccctatttaggaaaaaaaaaatgatgtccactctcaccactgttattaatcatagtattagaagtcctagcctcggCAATCAGATAAGCACtagaatcaaaggcatccagtcagcaagaaagaagcaaaactttcacTACCTGCAGATGACGTGacactatatacagaaaactgaCATGACTCCAACAAAAATTCAGGTAGAACTGATAAAGTCAAGTCTCAGGATACAAAGtaaatgtgcagaaatctgttacatttctatacaccaattaatgagcagcaaaaagagaaattaagaaaacaatcccatttagaATTTTACCAAAAgcaataagatatctaggaataaatgtaaccagaGGTTTGAAATACCTGTACTCTGAACTGTAAAACACGATGAAAGAATTTGTAGAGCACACAAAAATGATGAACATCCCACAGTCATGCACTGGaagaaaaattacttgaaaatgtCTCTAACCCacagcaatctacaaatttaatgtaatcctatcaaaacaccaccagggtttttcatagagctagaacaatccaaaaatttgtttggaaccacagaagaactttgtttttaaattattttacgtatatatttttattattatgttcagttagcgaACATATACAGAAGAACTTTAATTGtcaaagcaatgttgaaaaagagaagttAAGCTGGAAGCAGTACATCTAgtcttcaagttatattacaaagctgtagtgatcaatacagtatggtactggtacagaATATACAGATACataacacacaaaaatagatcaatgaaacagaatagaaaatccagaaataaacacacaattttgtggtcaactaatctttgacaaagcagaaaagaatatccaatgggaaaaagacagtctcttcaacaaatggtgttgggaaaactggacagccacatgcagaagaatgaaactggaccactttcttacagcatacacaaaaataaactcaaaatggattaaatgtgaaagctgaaaccattaaaatcctagaagagagcacctATAGTAACTTCtcttgacatcagccacagcaacttcttactagacacatctcctgaggcaaaggaaacaaaagcaaaatttaactattgggacttcatcaggataaaaagcttctgtacagaaaaggaaacaatcaacaaaactaaaggcagcCTGCAGAATGGGGAAAGATATTTGTAaacaatatatctgataaaaggctagtatcgaaaatataaaaagcatttgttaaactcaacacccaaaagccAAAAACCCAGTTAGGAAATGgtcagaagatatgaacagatatttctgcaaagaagacatccaaatggccaacagacacatgaaaagatgctcaacatcactcatcagcaaggaactacaaatcaaaaccaccatgagttATCACcccacactagtcagaatggctaaaattaaaaaaaaaaagaagaaacaacagatgttggcaaggatgcagagaggaaccctcttgcactgttggtgggaatgaaaactggtgcagccactctggagaacagtatggaggttcctcaagacattaaaagtaaaactgcCCTAAGACCCAGCATTTGCAGTACCAGGTATTGACCCTCAGAATAAACAATACTGATTCAGAGGGGTACAtgctccctgatgtttatagtagcaatgtccacaatagccaagatatggaagcagcccatcgacagatgaatggataaagaaatgtggtacatatatacattggaatattactcagccatcagaaaggaatgaaatcttgccatttgcaatgacaaggatggaactagaaggtattattctaagcaaaatatgtcattcagagaaagacaaataccatataattcactcacatttgaaatttaaaaaaaactaaaaaaaaaaagagatgagcaaaggggaaaaaaagagaggcaaaccaagaaacagactgttaattctagagaacaaactgatggttaccaagggGAACTCGGtggaggatgggtgaaacaggtgatgggaatGAAGCaatgcacttgttgtgatgagcacatggtgttgtatggaagtgcagaatcgctatattgtacacctgaaagtcaTATTACCAtgtatgctaactggaatttaaataacaactttaaaaaattaaaccttaGTGTGATGTGCAGTTGTTactttaaatatgattttcagGTTTGCCACTTAGGAAAGTGAAGTTTAGAGTTTGTCATAAAACTTTTGAGTTGaagtaatacatatataaattgaaatatgGTAGAGATAAGAAGATAAGAAGTTCTTTGCTCAGATATTTCAAAGTCCTCATCACTTTGACAATTAACACAGTGTAATTCCCTGGATAGTCTAGATTCTGTCTTCACCTATTCTCTTCCCTTATTCTTTTTATACATCTTATCTCTACcattatttcaatttatatatgtattaactACTATTAGTCAACTCAAAACTTTTGTGACAAACTCTAAACTTCACTTTCCTAAGTGCAAACCTGAAAATCATAAAGTAACAACTACACATCAGAGTAcggtttaatatttttaagttgttatttaaattccagttaacatacatgATAATAGTATTTCCAGTTGTACGGTATAGAGATTctacact contains the following coding sequences:
- the LOC118356613 gene encoding serine protease 55-like isoform X1; protein product: MPYLGPKGTLGPGLIFLKQPLHFQPLVLPICLEENLEQEKNIQLYDCWLPSGSLMRGSPGILQKRHLKILQVSTCAQFWPKLNEFTFCVEAKQALGETGCKGDLGAPLVCHLQQKNTWVQVGILSHFDEHCTKPYVFSQGRPFLFWLQGVTRPSHAPGSQQGAMTTSASISLSVSTFTNNSAFTATPASVPPEFISLPQPQCKAQENGSQGALADRISLRYAMPWQAMIISCGSQICSGSLVSSSWVLTAAHCVRNMNPEDTAVILGLKHPGAPLRVIKVSNILLHERFRLVSGAARNDLALLLLQEVQTPIQLLAPLGHLKNLSSSECWLSGPRVLKPGETDENPEMLQMQVMGASGCAHLHPDIGSSIICFITQEKGSDTNVEPVTPGSAVMCRPVSGNGSWRQIGFTSLKALATIVSPHYSWIFSTSAKTGHPLNQALMPWVEKPKSSSLHKQATLPLSSLMILVMQSLL
- the LOC118356613 gene encoding polyserase-2-like isoform X3, with the protein product MRGSPGILQKRHLKILQVSTCAQFWPKLNEFTFCVEAKQALGETGCKGDLGAPLVCHLQQKNTWVQVGILSHFDEHCTKPYVFSQGRPFLFWLQGVTRPSHAPGSQQGAMTTSASISLSVSTFTNNSAFTATPASVPPEFISLPQPQCKAQENGSQGALADRISLRYAMPWQAMIISCGSQICSGSLVSSSWVLTAAHCVRNMNPEDTAVILGLKHPGAPLRVIKVSNILLHERFRLVSGAARNDLALLLLQEVQTPIQLLAPLGHLKNLSSSECWLSGPRVLKPGETDENPEMLQMQVMGASGCAHLHPDIGSSIICFITQEKGSDTNVEPVTPGSAVMCRPVSGNGSWRQIGFTSLKALATIVSPHYSWIFSTSAKTGHPLNQALMPWVEKPKSSSLHKQATLPLSSLMILVMQSLL
- the LOC118356613 gene encoding serine protease 55-like isoform X2 → MPYLGPKGTLGPGLIFLKQPLHFQPLVLPICLEENLEQEKNIQLYDCWLPSGSLMRGSPGILQKRHLKILQVSTCAQFWPKLNEFTFCVEAKQALGETGCKGDLGAPLVCHLQQKNTWVQGVTRPSHAPGSQQGAMTTSASISLSVSTFTNNSAFTATPASVPPEFISLPQPQCKAQENGSQGALADRISLRYAMPWQAMIISCGSQICSGSLVSSSWVLTAAHCVRNMNPEDTAVILGLKHPGAPLRVIKVSNILLHERFRLVSGAARNDLALLLLQEVQTPIQLLAPLGHLKNLSSSECWLSGPRVLKPGETDENPEMLQMQVMGASGCAHLHPDIGSSIICFITQEKGSDTNVEPVTPGSAVMCRPVSGNGSWRQIGFTSLKALATIVSPHYSWIFSTSAKTGHPLNQALMPWVEKPKSSSLHKQATLPLSSLMILVMQSLL